A region of the Stieleria neptunia genome:
AGCTCTTGGTTGTGATCGCCATCATTGGCATCTTGGTCGGACTGCTGTTGCCCGCGGTTCAAGCCGCCCGCGAAGCCGCCCGGCGGATGAGCTGCAGCAACAACTTTCGGCAAATCGGAATCGCCGTGCACAATTACCACGCGGCCTACAAAGAATTACCGATGCACGGGGTGGGAACGACGAGCGCCGGAACCTCCGGAGCTCCGCCCTTCGGCCAAACCGGACCAACCCACGACTGGTGGCGAAACTATTCCCACTCCAACTCGTGGCGGTTGAGTGCCTTGGTCGGACTGACTCCCTTCATGGAGCAACAAGGGATCTGGGACCAAATTTCAAACCCCAACAACAAAGACGCCATCGACCCGTCTGTGGTTTACAATCCGCCCTGGCCCCCGATGGGGCCAGTTCCTACTCAGGCGAGGTACATCCCTTGGTCGACGGAGGTTCCGACGCTGCGTTGCCCGAGTGACCCGGGCGTGGGCTTGCCGGCCTTGGGCCGGACCAACTATGCCGTCAACCTTGGCGACTCTTGTTACTGGTCGATTCGCGGGGGGCGACAATTCCCCAACCCCGAGGACGGATCGTATCCTGAAACCAGCGGCTGGATGCGACACTCCCAGGCCGCCGACCGCGGCATGTTTGTGCAACACAAACGGGCCAAGTTCCGTGACGTGCTGGACGGTTTGTCCAATACCATCGCAATGGGCGAAATCGCGACCGACTTGGGTGACCGAGACAAACGTACGTTGCCCGACCACGAACCAACCCAAGCTTGGGCATTGATTCGCGACAATCCGAAATGGTGCGAAGACCAAGGCTACCTCGACCCAGATCGTCCACGATTCTGGGATCAGTCGCTGCGGATGATGAACAACAGCAACGGACGCGGATTCCGCTGGGCCGATCACCGCGTCGAAATGACTTCGATGCATA
Encoded here:
- a CDS encoding DUF1559 domain-containing protein produces the protein MKRHVRSGFTLVELLVVIAIIGILVGLLLPAVQAAREAARRMSCSNNFRQIGIAVHNYHAAYKELPMHGVGTTSAGTSGAPPFGQTGPTHDWWRNYSHSNSWRLSALVGLTPFMEQQGIWDQISNPNNKDAIDPSVVYNPPWPPMGPVPTQARYIPWSTEVPTLRCPSDPGVGLPALGRTNYAVNLGDSCYWSIRGGRQFPNPEDGSYPETSGWMRHSQAADRGMFVQHKRAKFRDVLDGLSNTIAMGEIATDLGDRDKRTLPDHEPTQAWALIRDNPKWCEDQGYLDPDRPRFWDQSLRMMNNSNGRGFRWADHRVEMTSMHTILPPNAEICAQRNPGGTFLAPPSSRHQGGAHILMGDGAVVFMTDSVEAGNSRAGMVWRNGTGGQAPGSVSPYGLWGALGTRASNETIQEQLNQ